CGACTCTGGGACCAACTCGGCGAGGAGGGAGATGTGGCCGACCGAACGATCGACGCTGCCCGCGAGGCCCCACAAGGGAGCTTCGAGGAGCCCGAGGAACTGTTCGAGAAGATCGAAGAAGAGCGTGTCGAGGAACTCAACGAGAAACTCGACGAACGAGTTGCGGCCGCAACTGCGGGCGAAGACAACGAAAACAACACTGACGACGAGGACACTGACACAATGACAGAAGAGACGACAGACGACACAGACGACGAACAGGCCACCGATCTCGAACCAATCGTCGACGAGCGAATCAGCTTCGACGAATTCCAAGACATCGACCTCCGGGTCGGCGAAATCGTCGACGCCGAGCCGGTCGACAGCGCGGACAAACTCGCCAAGCTACAGGTCGACATCGGCCACGAGGTCCGCCAACTCGTCGCGGGCATCAAAGAACTCCACGACCTCGATGAACTGCCGGGGACACGCGTGATCATTGTCGCCAACATGGAACAGGCCGAACTGTTCGGCGTCGAATCGAACGGGATGCTGCTGGCCGCTGGCGATGAGGCCGACATCCTGACCACTCACGGCGACTCCGAGCCGGGGACCCGCGTCCAGTAGGCCGACAGACCAGTTCGAGTTGGCGTATATGTCGAATACGAGTTGACATACTGAGAGACAGTACTATTATTAGCGAGTGAAACCACAGACGAATGTGCTCAGTAGTAGCCACTGACTGACCCCCTGCTGACGTGCCGCCACTGCCCTCCACTCGCACGGTAACCAACAGCGGAATCAGTGGTTACGGCTGAGTATCAGATTTTCTCACGTGGCTGCCAGCAGAAGGGCTATCCCCGGTAGTGATTTGTACTTTCCAGCACAAGCATGGTATAGAATGGCACAATCCCTGTGTGACGGGACGACAGCGGTCGACACCGTCCAAACGGACGGTATCGCACCTCCGGGAGCAAAGCACTTATCCCCGGAACGAACCGACCTACGGGTAACCCTCCCAAGGATATTATGAACGAAGTTCAACTCGAAGTGGCGAAGGCGTACCCCAACGATTCGGGACGTGGTATCGCTCGCCTCGACCCTGACACACTGCTGCATCTCAAACTCTCACCGGGCGACATCATTGAGATCGAGGGTGGCGAAACGACCGCTGCGAAGGTGTGGCGGGCCGACCGGCAGGACTGGAACACTGACACCGTTCGGATCGACGGCTTCACGCGCCAGAACGCCGATGTCGGCATCGGCGAGCGCGTGACGATCCGCAAGGCTGAGGCCGAAAAAGCGGACAAACTCGTGCTCGCACCGCCTGAAGAAGCGAGCGTCCAGTTCGGTTCCGACGCCGCGGGCATGGTCAAACGCCAGATCCTCAAGCGGCCGGTCGTCGAGCGCGACATCGTGCCCGTGATGAGTTCCACGAATCACCCATTCATGCGGTCGCCGGGGCAAGCAATCCCACTGATCGCCGTCGAGACCGAACCGGATGGCGTCTGTCTGATCACCGAAGACACCGAAGTCGAACTCCGCGAGGAGCCGATCAGCGGCTTCGAAAAGACCGGCGGCGGCATCACCTACGAGGACATCGGTGGCTTGCAAAGCGAGATCCAACGTGTCCGCGAGATGGTCGAGCTGCCGATGAAGCATCCCCAGATCTTCAAAAAGCTCGGCATCGAGCCGCCACAGGGGGTGTTGCTCCACGGTCCACCGGGCACCGGGAAGACACTGCTTGCGAAGGCGGTCGCCAATGAAACCTCCGCGAGTTTCTTCTCTATCGCTGGCCCCGAAATCATCTCGAAATACTACGGGGAGTCCGAACAACAGCTCAGGGAGATCTTCGAAGATGCGAAAGAAGAGTCGCCGTCGATCATCTTCATCGACGAACTCGATTCTATCGCGCCCAAACGCGAGGACGTCACCGGCGAGGTCGAACGCCGCGTCGTCGCCCAACTGCTGACGATGATGGACGGCCTCGAAGCACGTGGTCAGGTGATCGTGATTGCAGCCACCAACCGCGTCGACTCGGTCGACCCGGCACTTCGTCGACCGGGCCGCTTCGACCGTGAGATCGAAATCGGCGTGCCGGACGAAGTCGGCCGCAAGGAGATCCTCCAGATCCACACCCGCGGCATGCCACTATCGGACGATGTCTCGCTGGACCATCTGGCCGACGAGACCCACGGCTTCGTCGGGGCGGATATCGAGAGCTTGACGAAGGAAGCCGCGATGAAAGCACTCCGGCGCTACTTACCGGAGATCGATCTCGACGAGGAGGATATCCCGCCGAGCCTGATCGACCGGATGATCGTCAAGCGGAGCGACTTCGGCGGCGCGCTCAACGAGGTCGAACCCTCCGCGATGCGCGAGGTTCTGGTCGAGCTGCCGAAGATCACGTGGGACGATGTCGGCGGGCTCGAATCGCCGAAACAGCAGGTCAAGGAGTCGGTTGAGTGGCCGCTGAGTTCCCCAGAGAAGTTCGACCGGATGGGCGTCGACGCGCCGAAAGGCGTGTTGCTGTACGGCCCACCCGGAACCGGCAAGACGTTGATGGCCAAGGCGGTCGCCAGCGAGACGAACGCGAACTTCATTTCGGTGCGTGGCCCACAGCTGCTATCGAAGTGGGTCGGCGAGTCAGAAAAGGCGATTCGCCAGACGTTCCGGAAGGCACGGCAGGTCAGCCCGACGATCATCTTCTTCGACGAGCTTGACAGCCTCGCTCCAGCTCGCGGGCAGGACATGGGCAACAACGTTTCCGAACGCGTTGTCAACCAGCTCCTGACCGAACTCGACGGGCTCGAAGAGATGGGCAACGTGATGGTGATCGGCGCGACCAACCGGCCGGATATGATCGATCCCGCCCTGATTCGGTCGGGTCGATTTGATCGGTTGGTGATGATCGGCCAGCCCGACGAAGAAGGCCGCGAGCAGATCCTCCGCATCCACACGGGTGACACGCCGCTTGCGCCGGATGTGAGTCTGCGAGAGATCGCCGAGATCACCGACGGCTACGTCGGCTCTGATCTCGAATCCATCGCCCGCGAGTCGGCTATCGAGGCGCTTCGGGACGATGACGACGCGACCGAGGTCGAGATGCAGCACTTCCGGAGAGCGATGGAGTCGGTGCGACCGACTGTCACTGAGGAAATCCTCAGCTACTACGAGGATATCGAAGATCAGTTCCGTGGCGGCGGCGGCCGCGAACAGCTCGGCGAGCGCCGCGACGGCCGGATCGGCTTCCAATAAGGCCGTCGACGATCCTTTTTTAAAAAGCCAGCAGGATCAGTAGATCAGTTCGTCGTTGTTGTCGATCATGTACAGCGCCCGCGCCGCGATGTTGACCGAGTGGTCGCCGATGCGCTCGATGTCACGGATCGTCAACAGGAACCGCGAGACGTCTTCCATGAACGCCTCAATGTCTTCGTCCGAGTCCATCTGTTCGCTCTCGATCAGCTCACGGACGACCGTATCGCTGGCGACTTCACAGAGGTAGTCCAGATCGTCGTCGCGTTCGTCGACGGTATAACACTTCTCTCGGTCATCGTCAGCGTACGCAGCCATCGCCTCATCGAGCATCTCCAGTGTGACCGATCCCAGCTCCTGGAGGTCGATGTCGGGAAAGAGGTTCGTCTCGCCAGCGGTGGCGTACTCGCCGAGGTTCGTCGCGAGATCAGCGATCCGTTCGAGGTCGGTAATGATTTTGAACGAGGCGGCGATAAATCGGAGATCGCCGGCCACCGGCTGTTGAAGCGCGATGAGATCCGTACACTGCTTTTCGAGTTCCAGATACTGCTGGTTGATCTCGCTATCGCCGTCGATTACCTGTTGGGCGAGGTCGTGGTTGTTCGTTTCGAGGGCGTTGAGCGCCATTTCGAGGCGCTCGGCGACCGTATCGCTCATTTCGAGGACGTCGGACCGCAGATCAGCAAGCTGTGATTGATATTCGTTTCGGGGCATATCCCCCTATGAGGCAAGCCGATAGAAAAGAATTTCCCACAGCGGATATGTCACGAAAATACACGTGAAACAGTCGACAACGGCTCTTGATACTATCCGAACTTACCCGTAATGTAGTCCTCGACGCGCTGGTGTTCGGGGTTCTCGAATATCTTCTGGGTGTCGTCAAACTCGACGAGTTTGCCGCCAGTGAGGAAGACGCCGGTTTTGTCGGAGATACGGGCGGCCTGCTGCATGTTGTGGGTGACGATAACGACAGTGTAGTCTTCGGAGATGTCGGCGATCAGGTCTTCGACCTGCGAAGTGGCGACCGGATCGAGCGCCGAGGCTGGCTCGTCCATCAACACGACCTCCGGATCAGGTGCGATTGCACGGGCGATACAGAGTCGCTGTTGTTGGCCCCCCGAGAGTTCGAGGCCGGATTCGTCGAGACGGTCTTTGACCTCGTCCCACAGCGCCGCGCCTTTGAGGGCCTCCTCGACGCGGGCGTCGACATCGTCGTCGAACCCCTGAATGTCGAGCCCATAGGCGACGTTGTCGCGGATGGATTTCGGGAACGGGTTGGGTTGTTGGAACACCATGCCGATCTTCCGCCGGAGTGCGACGGGGTCGACGTCGTCGTCGTAGACGTTTTTGCCGCCGAACAGCAGCTCACCCTCGACGCGAGCCGCAGAAATGAGATCGTTCATCCGATTGATACACCGGAGGAACGTGGATTTCCCACAGCCGGAGGGGCCGATCAGCGCGGTCACGCGCTTTTCGGGAATATCCATCGTGACGTCTTGGAGGGCCTGATCATCGCCGTAGAAGACGTTGATATCCTTGGCTTGGATGATTGGCTCCTCGATGAGTGTTCCCGACTCTGGTTGGCTCGTGGTAGCGATATTTGAGCCGGGTGCCGGTGACGACACTGCCTCATCTGTCCCCTCGGCGTCAGTTTCGGGTTCACTCATGAACGTACATCGATGTTATGTCGGTCCCAAATAGCTGTTGCGGAAGCATACGAGTCAGTCGACAGATCATCGACCGTGACTCTCCGGCTCTCTGAACCCGCTCCAGTCATTTCTAAACCAGTTCCGGTTCGGTCGCTTTGGGGCTATCACGGTCGACCGTGGGTCGACCCACAAGACAGTCCGAGCCATCACAATCTTTTTTCTACAGTCAGTAAAACAACATCTATGTCGACACGTGTCGGACTCCAGTCACAGATGATCGTCGCTGTTGGATTGGTGGTCGTCGTCACGATCCTGTTTCTGGTCAGTGTCTGGTCGGTGTTTTATGCGCTGTTGATCATCTTCGGCTTCAGTGGAGCAGCGTTTCTCGCATCGATTGTCACCGGCGGCGTGGTCCTGTGTATCGGATATCTGGAGTACAGTCAGCTCAGCCGGATTGAGGGGTTGGCGGATGCCCACCCCGTCGACCGCGAGACGGTCCCGGAACTGTATCAGACAACGACAAAGGTCGCGGCGATGCTCGGCGTTCCGACGCCGACGATTGCGGTTTCGGATCGGGCTGCGCCGGAGGCGATGGCGGTGGGCATCCGTCCGGGGAACATCCACCTCGTATTGTCGACTGGGACGATCACGGCCCTCGACAGCGACGAACTCGAAGCCGTAATCGGCCACGAACTGGCCCACGTAAAGAACCGCGACGCAATGGTGATGACTGGGCTCTCGCTGCCGGTCGTCCTCGCCGATGGGTTGCGATCCCGTATCGACCGGCTGGAGGACCCACAAGGGTTTGCGATCCTCACCGTCCCGCTCAGTCTGGTTTCGAGTGCAGTGTGGATTAGCGGGCGAGCGATCACCGCACGACTGTCACGGCACCGCGAACTGGCTGCCGACCGTGCGGCCGCCCACGTGAGTGGCTCGCCGTCGACGCTTGCGGCAGCCCTGCGAACACTCGACAGCGAGATCACAAACACCCCAGAGCGTGACCTGCGAGCAGTCTCCGAAATCTCCTCGCTGTCGATTCTCTCGTTGGAGCCTGCAAAGCTCGAAAAGGTGATGCTCGGTCCCGATGGAACCATCGAACCCTCCTACTGGTGGCTCCGAAAACGCTTGTATCGCCTCAGACGCTGGCTGTTCGTCACCCACCCGCCGACCGAAGATCGGTTACAGGCGCTTGCAGAACTCGAAACACAGCAGGAAGCAGCACGACACACCAACACGAACGATTAAAAACCCTGCTTGTGCAACATCGGCTATGATCCCACTCACAGCCCCACCTCTGCCGATTGGAACGACCGCCGGTGTCGTCCTCGCGGTCAGTATCGTCATTACACTGCTCTGGATTCGGTCCGTGTTTCGCTAATCCACGTTCGACGCTTACTCAGTCGACTCCGAGTCGGGTGACTGCACACGCGCTTCGAACCAGTTAGCCGCAGCCTCAACCGCCACAGAATCGGTGCTGCTGAACTTCACACGGACGTACTCGCCGGGGTAGCTGCCGACGCTCACATCGAACTCCTCTCGGACCGCCCGCAGCCGGTCGACCAGCGCGCTTTCGGGCTCGTCGGCGACCACTGTCTCAGTGTAGATTGGCTCGCCGACGAACTCGTCGGCAATCGCTTC
This sequence is a window from Halohasta litchfieldiae. Protein-coding genes within it:
- a CDS encoding CDC48 family AAA ATPase; its protein translation is MNEVQLEVAKAYPNDSGRGIARLDPDTLLHLKLSPGDIIEIEGGETTAAKVWRADRQDWNTDTVRIDGFTRQNADVGIGERVTIRKAEAEKADKLVLAPPEEASVQFGSDAAGMVKRQILKRPVVERDIVPVMSSTNHPFMRSPGQAIPLIAVETEPDGVCLITEDTEVELREEPISGFEKTGGGITYEDIGGLQSEIQRVREMVELPMKHPQIFKKLGIEPPQGVLLHGPPGTGKTLLAKAVANETSASFFSIAGPEIISKYYGESEQQLREIFEDAKEESPSIIFIDELDSIAPKREDVTGEVERRVVAQLLTMMDGLEARGQVIVIAATNRVDSVDPALRRPGRFDREIEIGVPDEVGRKEILQIHTRGMPLSDDVSLDHLADETHGFVGADIESLTKEAAMKALRRYLPEIDLDEEDIPPSLIDRMIVKRSDFGGALNEVEPSAMREVLVELPKITWDDVGGLESPKQQVKESVEWPLSSPEKFDRMGVDAPKGVLLYGPPGTGKTLMAKAVASETNANFISVRGPQLLSKWVGESEKAIRQTFRKARQVSPTIIFFDELDSLAPARGQDMGNNVSERVVNQLLTELDGLEEMGNVMVIGATNRPDMIDPALIRSGRFDRLVMIGQPDEEGREQILRIHTGDTPLAPDVSLREIAEITDGYVGSDLESIARESAIEALRDDDDATEVEMQHFRRAMESVRPTVTEEILSYYEDIEDQFRGGGGREQLGERRDGRIGFQ
- the pstB gene encoding phosphate ABC transporter ATP-binding protein PstB translates to MSEPETDAEGTDEAVSSPAPGSNIATTSQPESGTLIEEPIIQAKDINVFYGDDQALQDVTMDIPEKRVTALIGPSGCGKSTFLRCINRMNDLISAARVEGELLFGGKNVYDDDVDPVALRRKIGMVFQQPNPFPKSIRDNVAYGLDIQGFDDDVDARVEEALKGAALWDEVKDRLDESGLELSGGQQQRLCIARAIAPDPEVVLMDEPASALDPVATSQVEDLIADISEDYTVVIVTHNMQQAARISDKTGVFLTGGKLVEFDDTQKIFENPEHQRVEDYITGKFG
- the phoU gene encoding phosphate signaling complex protein PhoU; its protein translation is MPRNEYQSQLADLRSDVLEMSDTVAERLEMALNALETNNHDLAQQVIDGDSEINQQYLELEKQCTDLIALQQPVAGDLRFIAASFKIITDLERIADLATNLGEYATAGETNLFPDIDLQELGSVTLEMLDEAMAAYADDDREKCYTVDERDDDLDYLCEVASDTVVRELIESEQMDSDEDIEAFMEDVSRFLLTIRDIERIGDHSVNIAARALYMIDNNDELIY
- a CDS encoding M48 family metalloprotease; the encoded protein is MSTRVGLQSQMIVAVGLVVVVTILFLVSVWSVFYALLIIFGFSGAAFLASIVTGGVVLCIGYLEYSQLSRIEGLADAHPVDRETVPELYQTTTKVAAMLGVPTPTIAVSDRAAPEAMAVGIRPGNIHLVLSTGTITALDSDELEAVIGHELAHVKNRDAMVMTGLSLPVVLADGLRSRIDRLEDPQGFAILTVPLSLVSSAVWISGRAITARLSRHRELAADRAAAHVSGSPSTLAAALRTLDSEITNTPERDLRAVSEISSLSILSLEPAKLEKVMLGPDGTIEPSYWWLRKRLYRLRRWLFVTHPPTEDRLQALAELETQQEAARHTNTND